From Glycine soja cultivar W05 chromosome 4, ASM419377v2, whole genome shotgun sequence, the proteins below share one genomic window:
- the LOC114410088 gene encoding U-box domain-containing protein 26-like produces the protein MNEAQIEITIPHLFRCPISLDLFEDPVTLCTGQTYDRSSIEKWFSTGNLTCPVTMQKLHDPSIVPNHTLRHLIDQWLQLGPQFGNSATIDYLAALKHTLESPQLENKLQALEKIRVLSDEYCSFRKSYFHQLSFLPLLLELVFGSRLSKSHNREFTELALSCILKLLPLVSLEPLNMIKDESKLATFLLLFEKGTSSVKTSLCHIIDSIASPQTEEVCHMLGHSHKLVHEIVVLVRQNCEVSKVAIKAMLALCSLQSNRENLVREGAIDGVITYISGCETRQKNAAPLAMAIIKKLLVLESAKEALVNHPNGVETLVKMVFRVCNQECSESAVGILAIICCDFGRAREEAIEAGVLTQLLFLLQSQCGTKTKTKARMLLKLLRSKWIEEPKQV, from the coding sequence ATGAACGAAGCCCAAATTGAAATTACCATTCCTCACTTGTTCAGATGCCCCATCAGCTTGGACTTGTTCGAAGATCCAGTGACTTTGTGCACAGGCCAAACCTATGACAGATCAAGCATAGAGAAATGGTTTTCCACAGGAAATCTCACATGCCCCGTGACAATGCAGAAGCTTCATGATCCATCCATTGTTCCCAACCACACTCTTCGCCACTTGATCGACCAGTGGCTCCAATTGGGTCCCCAATTTGGTAACTCTGCCACTATTGATTATTTAGCTGCACTTAAGCACACCCTTGAATCACCCCAATTGGAAAACAAGCTCCAAGCACTCGAGAAAATTAGAGTCCTCTCTGATGAGTATTGCTCCTTCAGAAAATCTTACTTCCACCAACTGAGTTTCTTGCCACTGCTTTTGGAACTAGTTTTTGGTTCTCGGCTCTCAAAAAGTCACAACAGGGAGTTCACTGAGCTAGCACTTTCTTGCATTCTAAAGCTGTTGCCTCTTGTGAGTTTGGAGCCTCTAAATATGATCAAAGATGAGTCTAAGCTAGCAACTTTTTTGCTACTATTTGAAAAGGGAACTAGCTCGGTTAAGACTAGTCTTTGCCATATCATAGATTCAATAGCATCACCACAAACAGAAGAGGTATGTCACATGCTTGGACACTCTCACAAACTAGTGCATGAGATCGTTGTACTTGTTCGCCAAAATTGTGAGGTTTCCAAGGTTGCAATTAAGGCCATGTTAGCATTATGTTCCTTGCAATCTAACAGAGAGAATTTGGTGAGGGAAGGAGCAATTGATGGGGTCATAACATACATTTCAGGTTGTGAAACAAGGCAGAAGAACGCTGCTCCATTGGCGATGGCAATAATAAAGAAGCTTTTGGTGCTAGAGAGTGCTAAAGAGGCGTTGGTGAATCACCCTAATGGAGTTGAAACTCTGGTGAAGATGGTTTTCAGGGTGTGCAATCAAGAGTGTAGTGAGAGTGCTGTTGGGATACTTGCAATTATTTGTTGTGATTTTGGGCGTGCAAGAGAGGAAGCAATTGAAGCTGGAGTTTTGACTCAGTTGCTGTTTCTTCTGCAGAGTCAGTGTGGCACCAAAACTAAAACAAAGGCAAGAATGCTGCTCAAGTTGCTAAGATCCAAGTGGATTGAGGAACCAAAACAGGTGTAG